Genomic window (Streptosporangium brasiliense):
ATGCATGCCACCGCCAGAGTTCTGTTCGGAGACAAGATCTCTCCTGCGGACGGGCGACGGCTCGCTCCGACGTTTGACACGCTCGCCGCGTCCATGGGCTTCCGCATGCTCATGCCGTTCATGCCCTACTCCGTCCCGCTGCCGGGCGATCGGGCGTTCATGAACGCCGTCAAGGCGATCGACGAGGTGGTGTATCCGCTGATCCGCAAGGCTCGGGCCCAGCCCGACGACGGTTCCGACATCATCTCCGCCCTGTGCCGGGCCCACGACGAGGACCAGGCCGGGGACCGGCAGGTCCGTGACGACCTCGTCAGCATCTTCCTGGCGTCGACCGACACCACGGCGATGAGCCTGACCTGGTTGTGGCCGGTGCTCCACGCCCATCCGGCCGTGGCCGCCCGGCTCTACGACGAGGTCGACCGCGTGGTCGGCGCCGGACCGGCCCGTCCGTCACACGTCCCGGAACTGCGCTACACCAAGATGGTCCTGCAGGAACTGATACGCCTGCATCCGCCGGGCTGGGTCATGCCGCGGATGGCCGTCGTGTCCGATGATATCGGCGGAGTGCGGATCAAAGCCGGCTCGATAGTGGTGACCAGCCCTTATGCCACGCATCGGCTGGACGAGTTCTGGGAGCGTCCGCTCGACTTCGACCCGGAACGCTTCTCACCGGACATCGCCGAACGCCGGCACCGATACTCCTACTTCCCCTTCGGGGGCGGTCCCCACCAGTGCCTCGGCCAGTACCTGTTCTACATCGAGGCGCCGCTCGCCGTCGCCACCATTTTGAGCCGCTTCCGGCCGGTGGTGCGTAACCCGGGACCGTTCACCCCCTTGCCAAGCGTGGCGTTGCGTCCCAAGCAGAAGATAGAGCTGGGCCTCGTGCCCGTCGAACGCACCCCACCCAGGCCGCGGTGACGGTTCCCACGCTTGGCGGCCGCCGGCGACTGCAGAGCGCGGAACGAGCCGCGCGGCGGCCACTTCGCTACGGGTCCCCGGCAAGCCCGCTACAGGTGAGACCAAGCATGTCGCAGGAGCGGGCGACCACCATCGGTGACCGATCCGGCGTTTTCCCCGCGCAGGGACCCGAGCCCGGCGTGAACCCTGCCGCACATCACCGAACCGTGCCGACGGCACGGCCTGGAACGAGGAATTTCCTTGAAGAGACTCATCAGGCGCGCCTCCACCCGATGGGTGGCGTTGTCGCTGGCGGCTGCGGTGGCCGGCGCCCCCGCCCTGCCCGCATCCGCGATCGCCGCATCCCCGCCGGACCCGTCTCCGGGCAAGGGAGCGGCAGCGGTCTCCGCCTTCAGTGGCCCGTTCACCGATCTCGGCAGCCTCAACACGATCCAGGGTCAGGTCGGAGGAATCAACAACAAGGGGCAGGTCGCTTCGGCGATCAACCGCACGTCGGACCCGATGGAGGCGAAGAACGGAGCCGTGCTGTTCTCCGGCGGCTCTTTCA
Coding sequences:
- a CDS encoding cytochrome P450, producing MPVRISYNDAEPARQADTVPFYRVLPMLARGPVDALAELGRQARGEALRLDLGPFRPYLLTHPEHVQRVLRGNSANYVREGMLWKPLRRLFGTDGILGEGPAWKSSRTILQPLFTARYVASLAEQMADAIAERIDGLDEFARSGRSIDAAEEMTDIVMHATARVLFGDKISPADGRRLAPTFDTLAASMGFRMLMPFMPYSVPLPGDRAFMNAVKAIDEVVYPLIRKARAQPDDGSDIISALCRAHDEDQAGDRQVRDDLVSIFLASTDTTAMSLTWLWPVLHAHPAVAARLYDEVDRVVGAGPARPSHVPELRYTKMVLQELIRLHPPGWVMPRMAVVSDDIGGVRIKAGSIVVTSPYATHRLDEFWERPLDFDPERFSPDIAERRHRYSYFPFGGGPHQCLGQYLFYIEAPLAVATILSRFRPVVRNPGPFTPLPSVALRPKQKIELGLVPVERTPPRPR